A single region of the Labrus bergylta chromosome 10, fLabBer1.1, whole genome shotgun sequence genome encodes:
- the si:ch211-198a12.6 gene encoding zinc finger protein ZFP2, translating into MAESETECDTPGLDTLGSECVIAHSHVDLHYGAETEIMTEEKRGLELEIHGSDLKIQGLGEGLGAVACVDAIVAETDHDYIKVEHGEMHCFTGAEIKTSGSEALLGEVLLKAESEHVVKVESDHGGELTVESENGVIIHEAHGLQCNECGEIFGSIADLHQHFEIHKDLNPYICVHCGESFAVEASLKQHMKIHMKEKPYVPPGVDIMGKDVIDAFSLKSHQMIHLPDKPHRCSECGKSFAAAITLREHMKMHSEDKPYKCTQCRKSFVRRRHLKKHQEVHAREKPYTCGQCGKGFATTSNLKQHQKTHAAVVLGDKPHRCAQCGKCFAAAATLREHQRIHSGEKPYKCNMCRKSFVRKRHLKKHQQVHAGGKPYTCRHCNKGFNHSSSLSRHHKTHLQNPVFSPPQPGKTLSYGTPPKQRVHQQGDKPYMCHHCDKGFNHSSSLSRHQRVHSEGKSYTCAHCGKRFNHSSSLARHQRVHLEGKQQQQLPQPPPPQPQQYTTIPTGKGFPNNAFPKQRTLSVEKPYRCSQCGKGFNHSSSLSRHHRIHVDQ; encoded by the coding sequence ATGGCCGAGTCAGAGACTGAATGTGACACACCCGGCCTTGACACGCTTGGGTCGGAGTGTGTCATAGCCCACAGCCATGTCGACCTTCATTATGGAGCAGAAACCGAAATCATGACTGAAGAAAAGCGTGGATTAGAGCTGGAGATCCATGGCTCAGACTTAAAGATCCAGGGGCTGGGAGAAGGGCTCGGAGCTGTAGCCTGTGTGGATGCAATTGTAGCTGAAACAGACCATGATTACATAAAGGTGGAACATGGCGAGATGCACTGTTTCACAGGAGCAGAGATCAAGACATCAGGGAGTGAGGCTCTGCTGGGCGAGGTGCTGCTCAAGGCGGAAAGCGAACACGTGGTAAAAGTTGAGTCTGACCATGGTGGGGAGTTGACAGTGGAATCCGAGAATGGTGTGATCATACATGAAGCTCATGGTCTGCAGTGCAACGAGTGTGGAGAGATTTTCGGCAGCATAGCTGATCTTCACCAGCATTTTGAGATACACAAGGACCTTAACCCTTACATCTGTGTCCACTGTGGTGAGAGCTTTGCTGTGGAGGCCAGCCTTAAGCAGCACATGAAGATTCACATGAAAGAAAAGCCCTATGTTCCCCCTGGAGTTGATATTATGGGCAAAGATGTTATTGATGCCTTCAGCCTCAAGTCCCATCAGATGATTCATTTACCAGACAAGCCGCACAGATGCTCAGAGTGTGGTAAGAGCTTTGCAGCTGCCATCACCCTGAGAGAGCACATGAAGATGCATTCAGAGGATAAACCCTACAAGTGCACCCAATGCAGGAAGAGCTTTGTCCGGAGGAGGCATCTGAAAAAACATCAGGAGGTCCATGCACGTGAGAAGCCATATACCTGTGGCCAATGTGGCAAAGGCTTCGCTACAACTTCCAACCTGAAGCAGCACCAGAAGACTCACGCTGCTGTTGTGCTCGGCGACAAACCCCACCGGTGCGCACAATGTGGAAAGTGTTTTGCTGCAGCTGCCACTCTGAGAGAGCACCAGAGGATCCACTCGGGTGAGAAGCCATACAAATGCAACATGTGCAGGAAGAGCTTTGTCCGTAAACGTCATCTGAAGAAGCACCAGCAAGTCCATGCCGGAGGGAAGCCCTACACCTGCAGACATTGTAACAAGGGCTTCAATcattcatcttctctctctcgccACCACAAGACCCACCTGCAGAACCCagtgttttctcctcctcagcctGGAAAAACCCTGTCCTACGGCACTCCCCCCAAGCAGCGGGTGCACCAGCAGGGAGACAAGCCCTACATGTGCCACCACTGTGACAAGGGCTTCAATCATTCCTCTTCCCTGTCCCGGCACCAAAGAGTCCACTCTGAGGGAAAGAGTTATACGTGCGCTCACTGTGGCAAAAGATTCAATCACTCCTCCTCCCTGGCTCGGCATCAGAGAGTCCACTTGGAGGgcaaacaacagcagcagctgccgCAACCGCCGCCGCCACAACCGCAGCAGTACACCACCATTCCCACAGGGAAGGGTTTCCCTAACAACGCCTTCCCAAAACAGCGCACCCTGTCTGTTGAAAAACCATACAGGTGCTCCCAGTGTGGAAAAGGCTTTAACCATTCATCTTCGCTCTCCAGACATCACAGGATCCATGTAGATCAGTGA